A stretch of Arachis hypogaea cultivar Tifrunner chromosome 15, arahy.Tifrunner.gnm2.J5K5, whole genome shotgun sequence DNA encodes these proteins:
- the LOC140179233 gene encoding uncharacterized protein, producing MTKTTAELATATAAEPTTATAAEPTITTAAEPAVKNLGQQGLVIGECGFWDGLDWIWNFQWRRALFQWELELVNQLHERLRPVRLSSGREDNVVWKFENKGIFSTSCVIQAIQAETLSAEITSYSFTSSIWKGFVPPRIELFGWFVLVGRVNTKERLTKLGVNILGDSMCVLCTKELESVEHLFLRCEVTWQVWCKWLRLLGREWVIPGTVKEMFESWHGMHNRQQGKKMWMSVFFAVIWNIWLERNARIFKNARASLEVIHTRTLMSYTEWSGGDPGGG from the exons ATGACGAAAACAACGGCGGAACTGGCGACTGCAACGGCAGCGGAACCAACGACTGCAACGGCAGCGGAACCGACTATCACAACGGCGGCAGAACCGGCGGTGAAGAACTTAGG TCAGCAAGGACTTGTCATCGGGGAGTGTGGTTTTTGGGATGGGCTTGATTGGATTTGGAATTTTCAATGGAGGAGGGCACTGTTCCAATGGGAGCTGGAGCTTGTCAATCAACTGCATGAGAGGTTAAGGCCAGTGAGGTTGTCATCAGGTAGGGAGGACAATGTGGTGTGGAAGTTTGAAAATAAAGGTATTTTCTCTACTAGTTGTGTGATCCAGGCTATACAAGCGGAGACATTATCAGCTGAGATAACGAGTTATAGCTTCACGAGTTCCATTTGGAAAGGTTTCGTCCCTCCGAGAATTGAGCTCTTTGGGTGGTTTGTGCTAGTGGGTAGAGTTAACACCAAGGAGCGGCTGACTAAACTAGGAGTCAACATTCTGGGGGATAGTATGTGTGTACTGTGTACCAAGGAATTAGAATCTGTTGAGCATTTATTCCTTAGGTGTGAGGtaacatggcaggtgtggtgcaaGTGGCTGAGGTTACTAGGAAGGGAGTGGGTGATTCCCGGAACTGTTAAAGAAATGTTTGAGAGTTGGCATGGAATGCATAATAGACAACAGGGGAAGAAGATGTGGATGTCAGTGTTCTTTGCAGTGATTTGGAACATCTGGTTGGAACGGAATGCACGAATCTTCAAGAATGCAAGAGCAAGTCTGGAGGTCATACACACAAGGACGTTGATGAGCTACACGGAATGGAGTGGTGGTGATCCTGGGGGAGGATGA
- the LOC112747040 gene encoding lysM domain receptor-like kinase 3 isoform X2, which produces MAAKSMEFSYQKLAKATNNFSSDNKIGQGGFGAVYFAELRGQKAAIKNMDVQASTEFLSELKVLTHVHHLNLILRRGISFLVYEYIENGNLSQYLHGTGREPLAWSTRVQIALDSARGLEYIHKHTVPIYIHRDVKPANILIYKDFHGKLLI; this is translated from the exons ATGGCAGCAAAATCGATGGAATTCTCTTATCAAAAACTAGCCAAGGCTACAAATAACTTCAGCTCTGATAACAAAATTGGTCAGGGTGGATTCGGAGCTGTCTATTTTGCAGAATTGAGAGGCCAA AAAGCAGCAATTAAGAATATGGATGTTCAAGCATCAACAGAGTTTCTTTCAGAGTTGAAGGTCTTAACACATGTTCATCACTTGAATCTG ATATTGCGTCGAGGGATATCTTTCCTTGTGTATGAATACATTGAAAATGGAAACTTAAGCCAATATTTGCATGGTACAG GGAGAGAACCTTTGGCATGGTCAACAAGGGTGCAAATTGCTCTGGATTCAGCAAGAGGACTTGAATATATACATAAACACACTGTTCCTATTTATATCCACCGTGATGTGAAACCTGCTAACATATTAATATATAAAGACTTCCATGGAAAG TTGTTGATTTAA
- the LOC112747040 gene encoding lysM domain receptor-like kinase 3 isoform X1: MAAKSMEFSYQKLAKATNNFSSDNKIGQGGFGAVYFAELRGQKAAIKNMDVQASTEFLSELKVLTHVHHLNLILRRGISFLVYEYIENGNLSQYLHGTGREPLAWSTRVQIALDSARGLEYIHKHTVPIYIHRDVKPANILIYKDFHGKVSLL; this comes from the exons ATGGCAGCAAAATCGATGGAATTCTCTTATCAAAAACTAGCCAAGGCTACAAATAACTTCAGCTCTGATAACAAAATTGGTCAGGGTGGATTCGGAGCTGTCTATTTTGCAGAATTGAGAGGCCAA AAAGCAGCAATTAAGAATATGGATGTTCAAGCATCAACAGAGTTTCTTTCAGAGTTGAAGGTCTTAACACATGTTCATCACTTGAATCTG ATATTGCGTCGAGGGATATCTTTCCTTGTGTATGAATACATTGAAAATGGAAACTTAAGCCAATATTTGCATGGTACAG GGAGAGAACCTTTGGCATGGTCAACAAGGGTGCAAATTGCTCTGGATTCAGCAAGAGGACTTGAATATATACATAAACACACTGTTCCTATTTATATCCACCGTGATGTGAAACCTGCTAACATATTAATATATAAAGACTTCCATGGAAAGGTTAGTTTATTGTAA